The following coding sequences are from one Gossypium raimondii isolate GPD5lz chromosome 4, ASM2569854v1, whole genome shotgun sequence window:
- the LOC105778780 gene encoding B-box zinc finger protein 20, with amino-acid sequence MRIYCDVCSKEEATLFCYADEAVLCEACDVSVHHANKLATKHCRFPLLNPNSCNASPLCDICHQRRGFIFCKEDRAVLCMKCDLSIHRANEYTQKHNRFLLTGVKLSSLNPISYCPNGVDDESKSLQCSASNNEILSSASIEKPLGVEDNYSNSDNTSVSTTNNMSEYFMETIPGWLLDDFLHPSSHANAFSYGKL; translated from the exons ATGAGGATTTATTGTGATGTTTGCAGCAAAGAAGAAGCCACCCTTTTCTGCTATGCAGATGAAGCTGTTCTTTGTGAAGCATGTGATGTTAGTGTTCACCATGCTAATAAGCTTGCTACTAAACACTGTCGTTTCCCTCTTCTAAACCCTAATTCCTGCAATGCTTCCCCACTTTGCGACATCTGTCATCAG AGACGTGGGTTTATATTTTGTAAAGAAGACAGAGCAGTACTTTGTATGAAATGTGACCTTTCAATTCATAGAGCCAATGAATATACACAGAAACATAACAGGTTTCTTCTCACCGGTGTGAAGCTCTCTTCGTTAAACCCGATTTCATACTGCCCTAATGGGGTTGATGATGAGAGTAAAAGTTTGCAGTGTTCAGCTTCTAACAATGAAATCTTAAGCTCTGCTTCCATTGAGAAACCATTGGGGGTTGAAGATAATTACAGTAACAGTGACAATACTTCGGTTTCAACCACCAATAATATGTCGGAGTATTTTATGGAAACAATTCCTGGTTGGCTGCTTGATGATTTTCTTCACCCTTCTTCACATGCTAATGCCTTCTCTTACGGTAAGCTTTAA